From a single Lolium rigidum isolate FL_2022 chromosome 7, APGP_CSIRO_Lrig_0.1, whole genome shotgun sequence genomic region:
- the LOC124674627 gene encoding protein enabled homolog: MAATKADAKAEPTGGGGGGSFTEERLSDKLDKLSSSAASIQTLSNWCIFHRRRAKRVVDTWEKQFNNATTDKKVSFLYLSNDILQNSKRKGSEFVNEFWRVLPGLLKDFYENGGQNGKKVVARLIGIWDERKVFGTRSESLKDILSDNPPILNKNDTSSNPTSKPSSVSNCAQKDPSPIIKKLTVSGMPEKIITAYQSVFDQYFDEDTALNKCKTTVSALEKMDKDVDEACTNDIQQAPSLVSKLQEQEANLKQCIEQLESVDAARITLINHLKEALSEQEIKSELIRNQLQVARAEAEHAVQLRQRFGSAHVTSGAWSTSSTLMTTTPTEQTAAMMQNAVISPISPQYQLPHLATSLSATASAAGDEPKKTAAAMADKLASLSSPEQVLSSILASFAAEQAASMSGGSPSVELSEAPPGFPTPKRPRIENHTEAGDMGAPTFYGQLQQAQQNGAPPTSLAGMQPLAQINQAPGSFVPPPPPLPPALPSLLQQFSQNAGGMFGMGGAFGMMASSMPPPLPNMPPPLPNMLPPPPLSPAQNQSQSQSQQQQSPQAPQQSPTSSGFFPSPGMGFFPPVQMQQSPSVQRQ; this comes from the exons ATGGCGGCCACGAAGGCGGATGCTAAGGCGGAGccgactggcggcggcggcggcggctcgttcACGGAGGAGAGGCTCTCCGATAAGCTTGATAAGCTCAGCAGCTCCGCTGCGAGCATCCAGA CACTTTCAAATTGGTGCATATTTCATCGGAGGAGAGCCAAAAGGGTTGTCGATACATGGGAGAAGCAGTTTAATAATGCAACAACTGATAAGAAAGTGTCTTTCCTGTATCTGTCAAATGACATCCTGCAAAATAGCAAACGCAAGGGAAGTGAATTTGTGAATGAGTTCTGGAGGGTTCTTCCTGGGTTACTGAAAGATTTCTATGAAAATGGGGGACAAAATGGAAAGAAAGTGGTGGCAAGACTA ATAGGGATTTGGGATGAGCGGAAAGTTTTTGGAACGCGCAGTGAAAGTCTGAAAGACATTCTTAGTGATAACCCCCCCATATTGAATAAAAACGACACAAGTTCAAATCCTACCTCCAAGCCCTCTTCAGTTTCAAATTGTGCTCAGAAGGATCCAAGTCCAATAATAAAA AAACTAACTGTTAGCGGGATGCCTGAAAAGATAATAACTGCGTACCAATCTGTATTTGATCAATATTTTGACGAAGACACGGCTTTAAACAAATGCAAGACTACCGTgagtgctttggagaagatggatAAAGATGTAGATGAGGCTTGTACTAATG ATATCCAGCAAGCGCCGTCACTGGTTTCCAAGCTTCAAGAACAGGAAGCAAATCTGAAGCAGTGCATTGAGCAACTTGAAAGTGTTGATGCGGCTAGAATAACCCTGATCAATCACCTAAAAGAAGCTCTTAGTGAACAG GAAATAAAGTCAGAGCTTATCCGCAATCAGTTGCAA GTTGCTCGAGCAGAGGCTGAACATGCCGTGCAACTAAGACAACGATTTGGTAGTGCTCATGTCACTAGTGGGGCATGGTCTACTTCTAGTACACTCATGACTACAACTCCTACAGAGCAAACTGCAGCGATGATGCAGAATGCAGTAATAAGCCCAATATCTCCCCAGTATCAACTACCGCATCTGGCAACCTCACTCTCTGCTACAGCCAGTGCTGCAGGCGATGAGCCCAAGAAAACAGCAGCAGCAATGGCAGATAAACTTGCATCTTTGTCATCTCCAGAGCAGGTGCTCTCCTCCATTTTGGCCTCCTTTGCTGCTGAACAAGCTGCTTCCATGAGTGGTGGCTCGCCTTCTGTAGAGCTCTCTGAAGCGCCTCCAGGCTTCCCGACACCAAAGAGGCCTAGAATCGAGAATCACACGGAGGCCGGTGATATGGGTGCTCCCACTTTCTATGGGCAATTGCAACAGGCACAACAGAATGGAGCACCACCTACTTCTCTTGCAGGCATGCAGCCATTGGCGCAGATAAATCAAGCACCAGGTTCATTTGTACCACCTCCCCCTCCACTGCCACCTGCCCTGCCGTCACTTCTGCAGCAGTTCAGTCAAAATGCTGGAGGAATGTTTGGAATGGGGGGAGCTTTCGGGATGATGGCTAGCTCTATGCCACCTCCACTGCCCAACATGCCACCTCCACTGCCCAACATGCTGCCTCCACCTCCTCTTTCACCAGCTCAGAATCAGAGCCAGAGCCAGAGCCAGCAGCAGCAGTCTCCACAGGCACCGCAGCAATCTC